In Neomonachus schauinslandi chromosome 8, ASM220157v2, whole genome shotgun sequence, the genomic stretch GACTACTGCTCCCGGACCCTCCCACTTTCCCCGCAGACTACAACCGGAGAGCTGGCTCCTCTGAGTCAGAGTGTCTGGACTGGGCAAAGGAAGACGTCAGTTTGCAGATTTGGGGGGGAGAGATGGGAGGCTTGATCGCTGTGAGAAGCGAAGTTGGTGGCTTACAGGGAGCAGTGGAACATGTGTATGTTGAGATTGAGAAAATCTCCCAGAGGAGGCAAAGCCTGAACCCTTCTCTCCTCAGCCCTCCTTGCTTTCTTCTGCCTACAGATCAATAGAACCCAGAAATCAAAATAAGTGGTGTAGAGCCTCTCCCCTGGTCTCCATCTGAGCCCTTTCCGCTGGTTTTCCCAACCAAACGACACCCCGATGCCCCAGCGAGGGGATGGACGGCCTGAGCCCTCTGCCGCCATGCCAGCCAGCCACACCTGGGGAGTGCCGGCCCTCACCTGCCCTCCCTCGGTCTCCTGGCAATGCCCGGCAACCAGATATTCCCATCTGTCTCTATGAGGGGCCTTGACATTGCACTACAGTAAACGTGTATGTGGAGAGTTTGTGAGCCCAGTTCTAAATTGGCTTTGGGACTTGAAGTTTTTTAGTGAGCCTATAAGACCCAGGAAAGTCGAGCCAGGTCTGGTGACTCAACCTCACTTCTAGTCTCCTCAAGGCCAACAACCTTGGGCTGCCCTGCAGACAGCCCCCTAGACTTCAGGCTCAAcaggagggtgggggtgaggaggggagctTGTCTCAGCCTGGGTCAGCCCTGAGAACCCCAGGAGGGGCTGGCTTGGGCTCCAAACTTCACTTGTCATTAAGGTTCTGGGTCGGACTCCAGGTAACCACGGGGCTGACCTAGCGCGGGGGTCCCACCACAAGCCAACCAGGGATCCTAGCACCCGCCCCTCTTCTGGTTCTCTCTGTGGAATGGGCCTCTTGCCCCGACCAGAAACACCACCTACAGCAACTGCAAATTGTAATCTAAAAAATAAGAGGGTGGTGTTAGTGGGGAAATGGGAAGGTGTTTGAGGAGTCGCTGGGAAGATGGGCAGCAGGGGCTCTCGGGACTGGCATGGGGAGAGAGGTTTCTGGGAACGTAGAGCGGGGCGAGCTGAGAAGCACTAGTGTGGGGGATTTCAGCCAAGTCCtgggcctgcccctccccctccccctcctccaggaggctGTCTTCTTGGCAGACAGCAGATAGATGCATGACAAAGGTGCCGTGATGGCtctgtcctgggggtgggggagatggcgggggaggggcccccTCCTGTTCTAAAGCAcatctctccacccccaccaggCCTCTTAATCTATCTGCCTTTTGGGCAGTTAGTGGCTTAGAGGTGAATGCAGTTCCCGCCCCACTGCCCCGTGGATCTTTCGGCAGTCCTCTGTGAAGTGTGGACATGCATGCGTACGGTTAGCTGTCCAAAAAGTTCATACAGATGGGCACATGAACGGGGCTGTGTTATACagactcagaagaaaaaaaaaaaccaggctcAAAAAACTCACTGATACCAAGGTAAAGACAGCAGGCCACAGTCAGGAGGGCCCCCACCAGGACACCCAGCCCCTCAGAAACCAGACACTGAGCCACCGACCCCAGCAAACAACCGCAGACAGGGCCGAGCTGAAGAGCTGCCTTCAAGTAGGCAGAGGTCAGTGTCCCTAGGCTCAGGATTCTGACCTTCCCAGCTGTGGAGAACTCTGATCCAGCCCCCAATTTGCCCTAGAGCCTCCATTTAGGATAAGTTTTGGGAGCAAACATCATCCTTCATAGACAGGATCTCTGAGGGCTATTCTCTTGCAAACAGAATCAAGTACTAGGCCAACAGTGTGGACAGTCAGGGAAGCCTAGAAAAATAGACCCTGGTGGGGGAGAGCTTAGGACAGGCTTCCTGCACCTCCTCCCCAAATCGCTCTCCACCTCTTCTGCATCTTTCCACCAGCCCCACTAAACAAAGTGCATCCCTTGGCCtgggggtctgggggaggggtggttgaCAAGGCTGGACGCCCCAGTCTTCCAGAGGAAGGGGAGCGGGATACCTAGGTCCCAGTGGGGGGCCCTGTCTGAGGCTCAGGCTTTGAGGGGATTGGGGGGGGATGGTGTTGCTGGAGTTCTTTTAGCTGCTCTGAGAGGGATTCTGTGTGGGGGtttggggctgggggttggggggcaggaagCAGTCCCCAGGGGAGCCATCCAGGCCCATTCAAGGGTTGAGCACTTGTTTAGGGTTAGAGCTGCCCCCTCTGGGGACTGGGATTGTCCAGCCAAGGCCATtgtcctgcccccttcccccagtcCCTTCCCAGCTTCTTTGAACCTGAAGTCAGATACGTTTTTCTGCCCATCTCTCTGCTTTGGCTTTCTCCACCCAGGGCCTAGGGCTggaggcctgggctggggaggaacAGCCAACGATGGGGCTAGATGTTCGGGTCGCTGATGGGGGACAAGGAAGCTGAGGTGGGGGTCTCCCAGTGGGGGGCCTGTGGGGTAGATGTGTCTGATCCCTCCGGCCAGACAAAGGTTAGAGAACGCGGGCCCAGTCAGTCCAGAGTCTGGCCCTtaaaaggggaaggggaggtcaGACCCTGGGTCTGGTAGGTAAGGGGCTCTGGAGCAGAAGACTTGAGGCCTGGAAGAGAGGCCTTGTCTGGCAGTCAGCCCTTGGAGATGGGGTGGAAGTCGGCCGGCTGGGCTGATGGGCACAGGGCATCTGTGGCTTTGGGGTAACTGAACCTGCCAGTAATTGGGATGGGAATGCCAAAGTCccagtgggggagtggggaaagggACTGGGAATGAGGGAGGACAGCAGAGGGTGGCTGTTAAGGAATTGAGGGGTGGCTACAGCAGTCCGGGAACATGCACACTCAGAAATGTTTCAGGGGCTGAGAGGATGGCGAGGCCCCAGTCAGGAGATGGGCCCAGGGTCTTTGGAAAGGGGTCAAGCACCTGGGCTGCTGAACATGGGCGAGGAGGTGTCCAAGTGGCCCCAGACAGTTCTAAGGTGTGCAGAGCCCCAGAGAAGGGTGGGCAGCCCATCGGGAGTTGGAAGTGAAGGTCCGAATGGCGGGCCTGCatcaagagtccagggcctggagAGGCACCCAGTTGGAGGTCCCCGGCTTTCCGCCCTTGCGACGGACCACCGCCACCATCAGGCAAACACCCTTCGCCTCAGTTTCTCCCACCCCGGCCGCCCTCTCCTCCACCCATCCAGGGGGCGGGGCCAGAGGTCAAGGCTAGTGGGTGGgattggggagggagagaggtgttGAGCAGTTCTTTGGAGAGCCCTCATTTTTCCAGGCCCCCGGCTTGGGGCGCCTCCGTTCCCCATGGCGGGACACCTGTCTTCCGACTTGGCCTTCTCGCCCCCGCCGGGCGGTGGAGGCGATGGGCCGGGAGGGCCGGAGCCCGGCTGGGTTGACCCTCGGACCTGGCTGAGCTTCCCAGGCCCTCCCGGCGGGTCGGGAATCGGGCCGGGGGTTGGGCCGGGCGCGGAGGTGTGGGGGATTCCCCCGTGCCCCCCGCCATACGACTTCTGCGGAGGGATGGCCTACTGTGGACCTCAGGTTGGAGTGGGGCTGGTGCCCCAAGGCGGCCTGGAGACCTCTCAGCCGGAGGGCGAGCGGGGAGCCGGGGTGGAGAGCAACTCCGAGGGGGCCTCCCCCGAGCCCTGCGCTGCCCCACCTGCGGCTGTGAAGCCGGACAAGGAGAAGCTGGAGCAAAACCCCGAGGAGGCGAGTGAGCTGAAACGGGGCTGGCGGGGGGAGGTGGCCGGGCTGGGCAGGGGGCGGCCACGGGAGGGGGAGGTGGTCGCCTACAGCTGCCTAGGCCTGGAACGCAAGAGGGGAGCAGGCTGGGGCGGCGCCCGGGGCAGAGAGGGCTGTGTGGCTTGAGAGCACGGGCAAGGTGGGAACCAGAAGCCAGAATTcagagagaaggggcaggtgAGGGCTGGGGTAGCCCTGGGGGGAGTCGGAAGCTGCCCCAGACTGGCCTTCTTCCCGCCTGGCCCTTGTCAAGTAGCTGCTTTCCACTTTTAGGCCTGGCCTGAGCAGGGTCCGATCACTCACTTATTACCAGCCCAGCACCAGACCCAGCTTGGGGTTTGagccccttctcccacccttAGCCCTTCTTGAAAATTTGATCCTTACCACCAGGTTCAGGATCTTGGCCTTAGGGTTGAGTGTGGCCTGAGGGTAAAAACAGTGCTTATCCCAGGGTTATTGTTCCTGAAAGTCTAGGGTGGGACTGATTTCTGATAGAAGCTCCTGTTTGGGCTGTGTGTGCGGACATGTGGGGTTGGGTTTACCTCCCGTCAAGTTTAGGGCTTGTCTTCCCTTGACCTCTGCCTCGGGGCTAGTGAGTCACCATTATGCAAAGTGCACACCCTGGCCCCCACTTGTAGAGAACTTAACCGATTTCAGCCTTAATTCCGTAAGTTGTGGACAAGACAAAAACCAAGTGGTGGAAGAACTCCTCTCCAGGCCATTCCCCAAACATAGGGTCTGCTGAGGCACTGAAAGACTTATGCGTTCAGCCCTGCCAAAGGACTCTTAAGGATGTGTCTTCCTGTCCTCCAAAGACAAGTGTAAGCAATTAGAGATCAAGTACTAAGCCCTTAGACCTCACAGAAGGAGGTGCGAGCGCTTCAGCCGACCCAGTGGCCCTAGACTTTGTAGGAGGCGACTGAGCCTTGAATGATAATGGCTGCCAATTGTGGTCCATTTCCTAAGTGCCTGGCTGTGTGCTCAGTGCCTACATCATTATCTCATTAACTGGCACAAAATCTCCCAGGGAGGTATTACCAGCCTATTTCACGGGTCCTAACTACCAAATGATGAAGTTAGGATCTGAGCCGGGGTTACCTTATTTCAAATCCCGTAAGTAGGATTTGGACAAGCCATGATGGGGAGCGGAGGACATTTAGCGCTCTGAAGCCTTGACTGAGCCGAAGTTGGCCTATTGAATTTGGTGTGATCGACCATCCTTGGAATCCTTCCCTCAAAGCTTCCAGGACTGCACATAGGTTTAGCTGCTCTTCGGGTCCCTTTGGCCACCCGCCCTCATGGGAGTGCCCCAGGGCTAAGTCCATCACCCTCTGTTCTGTCTACCTTTCCTTCCTCCCGTCCTCTCATCTACCCTTGTAGACAGGACTACCACATTTTCTGTCTCCTGCTGGGATGGCTCGTGAACTGCTCCACCCCGACCATCACCCAGTCGCTCAAGGCCCCAACCAGCCATCCTCATTGCTTTCACATTCTACATCCCATCTTTTGGAAACCCAGCTATCTCGGTCTTGGAAATACACCCTGAAGCAATCACTACCGCCCTGGTCCCAGCCGCCCCgtctgttgggggtggggtgggcgcaCTGCAGTTGCCTCCTTAGTCTGTTGTAAACACGTCAACTGgagtgaacattttttttgttaaagattttatttatttgacagagacacagtgagagagggaacacaagcagggggagtgggagagggagaagcaggcttcctgctgagccgggagcccgttgcggggctcgatcccaggaccctgggatcatgacctgagccaaaggcagacacttaacgactgggccacccaggcgcccctggagtgaacattttaaaatcGGATCATTTTACTCCACACATCCATCCAGCAGCTTCCCGTCTCATGCACTGCAGCATCCACAAAATCTGCCCTGCGCCCCCTGACTTAGTGAGCTCCTCGCCTCATCCCTTGCCTCCTCAGTCTTTCACCCTGCTCCACCCACCGCGGGGCCTTTCCACTTggctctttccctttgctcaagCATCACTTTCTCTATCTTACTTAAAactctccccatccccatcatCTCCTACACTGCTGTACTCTGTAGTCCTCCACCCTGCTTCGCTTTTGTCCATAGTGCTTCTAACATAGTAATGTACTGGATAATTGTCTCTCCCTGTTAGAATGGAAGCCCCCTGAAGCCAGGGCTTTCTGTCCAGTTTGCATAGCCGCTGGCTTATAGAAAGGGCAATACATCTGTTAAATTAATCAAGGAGAATGCCTATATGTTGCAAAAAGATACAGTAAAAATAAGGAATAacccagttttaaaaatgagcacCAACTATACCCTTCACTTTTTGGACATGTATTTTGTAGTGTGTTTGCGTATACATGCCATGTCATCCCCTGGAAGCAAACTGGGGGAGAGTATATGGAAATGAGAATTAGAGACATGGTGCCGTTTACTTTTCTAGTCTCAAAACTGCCTCAAATTGGGGTAATATTTGAGTCAGAAATCTTTTGTATTAATGAGCGAAGAGGCAGCAGCTCCCTTCATAAGCTCACAGGTGTTCATTCTCGTGGAGGCAGGGCCTGCCTGTCTGTGCATGCGTGGTGCTCTGCATCTGCTGGATGTGTTTTCTGGGGTGAATGACTTTGGTAGATAGGTTATTACTCCATGTTTGGTGGGCAGTTTGGGTGCAGATACTCCCACAGACCATTCCTTGGGGCCCAGATGGGAAGGGGGGTTGACAGCTGATGAATTTGTGTTCTTACATGTCCTCTGCCTTTTTGACTGCAGTCCCAAGACATCAAAGCTCTGCAGAAAGACCTGGAACAATTTGCCAAGCTCCTTAAGCAGAAGAGGATCACCCTGGGATATACtcaggccgatgtggggctcaccCTGGGGGTTCTCTTTGGTGGGTCTCCCTCACCATGTCCTGCCCCACTGAACACAGGGACCACATCTCCCCTGGAAGAACATGCCTGGACTTGGGGCTTTTCTTCCCACCAGGGGAGCAAGGAAAGGGTGTTTCAGGGGGCAGgcttcacccccctcccccatatgAAAGAGGgtagagaaggagggggaaaacaTACTTGGACCTTGAGTTCCCTCTGGGAGGAAGTGGGATCCCGGTGTGGGATCTTGGAAAGGCAGGAAACAATGAGGAGGCCCtgggtcttggggtcatgaaggTATTGCCTTCTGCCTCACCTTGCTTCTCTTGCACCTGGCCTCCGCAGGGAAGGTGTTCAGCCAAACGACCATCTGCCGTTTTGAGGCTCTGCAGCTCAGTTTCAAGAACATGTGTAAGCTGCGGCCCCTGCTGCAAAAGTGGGTGGAGGAAGCTGACAACAACGAAAATCTAcaggaggtgagggtggggagggaggctcaGGGATCTGCCGAGTCTTAGCCCAGTTGTCGATGCTTCCTTCCCTGGTTTGCTGCTCTCCTTCATGGGGGCCGTAATCTTAACCTCAGTGGGATGGAGTAGAATTCCTCAGGATTCTCCAGAACCGCCTGTCTAGACCCACCCTTCCAGGATTCCTTCTCACACCATCTGGTGCTGGCGACCCCTCCGGCAGTGCCCCCTTAGCAATTTGCTCTTGAGTCACTACCCTCGTGGTGCTCAGCACGTTCAAAGCCTGCCATTCCATTTTCCTCCCTTGCCACTCCCTCCCTTCTTGCCTCTCCAGATATGCAAAGCAGAGACCCTCGTGCAGGCCCGAAAGAGAAAGCGAACGAGTATCGAGAACCGCGTGAGGGGCAACCTGGAGAACATGTTCCTGCAGTGCCCGAAGCCCACCCTGCAGCAGATCAGCCACATTGCCCAGCAGCTCGGCCTTGAGAAGGACGTGAGTGCCCCGTCCCTGTGTGCCCCCCTCCTTCCCGGTCACCGCCGCCCTTTCGCTGGCTCTGCCTCTTGCCCTCCAACCGCTCTAGATCTGTCGGCTTTGGGCCAAATGACTAAGCAAAGCCAGCCCCGCTTCCCGGAGCTTAGGATCGAGTGTCACTCTACGTTGTGTCTTCCATCCCAGGTGGTCCGAGTGTGGTTCTGCAATCGTCGGCAGAAGGGCAAACGATCAAGCAGTGACTATTCACAACGAGAGGATTTTGAGGCTGCTGGGGCCCCTTTCTCAGGGGCACCAGTGTCCTTTCCTCTGGCACCAGGGCCCCATTTTGGTACCCCAGGCTATGGGGGCCCTCACTTCACCACGCTGTACTCCTCAGTCCCTTTCCCTGAGGGTGAAGgctttccctctgtgtctgtcaCCACTCTGGGCTCTCCCATGCATTCAAACTGAGATGCCGGCCCTTCCCAGGAGTGGGGGCCCGAGGAAGGGGGAGAGCAAGGGAAAGAGGACCTGGGGTTTGTACCAGGGCTTTGGGATTAAGTTCTTCATTCACTAAGAAAGGATTTGGGAACACAtagggtgtgggggcagggagtttGGGGGGACTGGTTGGAGGGAAGGTGAATTTCAAGGATGCTCTTGTTTTTAATCCCCACATCACTTTCTTAAATAAAGAAGCCTGGGACACAGTAGGTAGATAACTTTTGTCTTTGGTTTGTCCTCCTTTGGTTACTGAAGAGGGGATGGGGATACCCAATAGTTAGATATTAATAGCTCTTAGAACCCAGTGACCCTGAAACCAAGGTGCCATTTAAACTGCTCAGTCATATGATGTCAGAGGGAGAGCCGGTATTGGAACCCACTGATTTGTAGAAGACCCCTATAGGTGTGAGCTAGTTCCTCGGAGCCTAGGACTTAGAATCCTGGGGAAATTTAAGTGGaatgccttatttttattttattttttaaagattttatttaagagagagaatatgagcgggggggtggggtgggcagagaaaGAGCAGCAGACTCCAGGCatggctccctcccaggaccctgagatcacaacctgagctgaaatcaagagtcactcaactgagtgagccacccaggcgcccctggaatgccTGATTTTTATAGCCCATTCCCTATTAGGAGCGGACTTTTTGCTTTCCCCACTCAACTCTGGAAGTGTCCTTAATGGCTTTATACTAAGGAATCATCTTTAGATGCTTTGCTTCTGCATATTGTCCCAACTTAGAAACTCCATCTTGTGCTTTGTTGATACCAAAGTCCATTTGGTTTCCACTTAAGGGTTTGGCCTACCTTGTCCATGAGTGACTCAACAAACACCCATGTTTTTGTCCTGGTTCTGCTATTACTTAATCGGGGCCCTTGTCCTTGATGGGGAGGGCACTTGGGTCGGTAAGTCAAGTAGGGATAGAAGGCAATGGACCTAAAGATTGCAATAGGTCAGGATAAGGCTTTCCTAATAAGAGCTACAGAAACACCGTTTTGACACTGTCGGCTTGGTGTAAGGCTCACAGAAGAGAATCCGTGTACTGTACAAGGCTGGTCCACACTAGACCAGGTGAGCATCTGCTCTAGCTGGTGTACcaggttttctcttttcccctggtAGTACCTTTTCCAAAGGTTCTGCCATCCTCATGAACTTAACCAAACTCCATCTACTTTATTTTAATGGCCGTGgatctgtttttcctttaaactaGGAACCTTAATTACTTTTTCTCCAGtctcccacctccagcccatTCTGTATCAAGTGAGCAGGTTCATACTCCTCTGTGCTTTGCTCGTCTCTTCCCCTAAGAGTCAATTAAGCTTTCCAGACCATAACCATTCTCAAGAACAGGAAAGCAAGGAGTACCAGGcctggaaaaagaataaatatctaggagtgaaTGAAGCTGCTTgttctttatttggaaatagaagcAAAGCTCTAAAAAGCCAGGTCATGATCACGGCCAGTGGCAGTGGTTTAGCCACAATGTAAAAGTTTTGAGGCCGTGCCTTAGGTTTTCCCAGAATGCCTTAGTGATGCCATCCAAGATCATTAAGCACTTGTTTGTTCCTAGACTGAGGCTTCTATCCGCCCAGGCACGGCC encodes the following:
- the POU5F1 gene encoding POU domain, class 5, transcription factor 1, translating into MAGHLSSDLAFSPPPGGGGDGPGGPEPGWVDPRTWLSFPGPPGGSGIGPGVGPGAEVWGIPPCPPPYDFCGGMAYCGPQVGVGLVPQGGLETSQPEGERGAGVESNSEGASPEPCAAPPAAVKPDKEKLEQNPEESQDIKALQKDLEQFAKLLKQKRITLGYTQADVGLTLGVLFGKVFSQTTICRFEALQLSFKNMCKLRPLLQKWVEEADNNENLQEICKAETLVQARKRKRTSIENRVRGNLENMFLQCPKPTLQQISHIAQQLGLEKDVVRVWFCNRRQKGKRSSSDYSQREDFEAAGAPFSGAPVSFPLAPGPHFGTPGYGGPHFTTLYSSVPFPEGEGFPSVSVTTLGSPMHSN